GCAGCTGTGGCGCAAGAGAGCGAAGTAAAAGTAGCAATCAAAAAACCTCTGATTCCCGTATCTAAAGACTACACACTCAAAAATGGACTGAGACTACTGGTATCTGAAGACCACTCAGTTCCAGTGGCTTCTATAGCCATTGTCTATGACGTGGGGGCGCGCGACGAGGTCAAAGGGCGCTCAGGATTTGCCCATCTATTTGAGCATATGATGTTTCAGGGCTCGCAAAATGTGGGCAAAGTAGAACACTTTAAATTTATCGAAAATGTAGGAGGCTCACTCAATGCCTCTACCCATGCTGATTTTACTAACTACTTCGAAAAAGTACCAAGCAACCAAATAGAGCTTTGTCTATGGCTTGAGTCTGACCGTATGCGCTCTCTTAAAATCACTCCAGACAACTTTACTAATCAGCTGGAGACTGTCAAAGAAGAAAAAAGAATGCGTGTAGATAACCAGCCCTATGTACCATCATCTATCCGACTGGAAGAGCTGGCTTTTGACAATTGGGGCAATGGACACCCCACCATAGGCTACTTTGAAGACCTTGAAGCAAGCTCGATAAAGGACGTGAAACAGTTTTTTGATACCTACTACGCTCCAAACAATGCCACCATGGCCATCGTGGGCGACGTAAATAGTGACGAAATGGTCAAACTGGTCGAAAAATATTTTGGCTCAATACCGAGAGTCGAAGCAATAAAGAGACCTGACCTGTCAGAACCAGCTCAAACACACGCCAAAAGCGAAAAAATGGTAGACAAACAAGCCCAGATGCCAGCCTTCTGGATGGCCTGGAAAGCACCAGCGCGTCGCGAGAAGGATTTTTATGCACTAAATTTGATGCAAACAATACTCTCCACCGGCGAAAGCAGTCGTCTCTACCAGAGGATGGTTAAAGGTGACAAAGTCGCCCTCAAAGTAGATGCCAGCTATGAAGAAAGACGTGGACCCAGTCTCTTTGAGACATTTGTAGTAATGAAGCCAGGCAATACTCCCGAAAAAGTAAGAGAAGTATTGATGGAAGAACTGGATAAATTTAAGAAAGAACCAGTCTCGGCTGAAGAACTACAAAAGGCTAAAAACCAGATTTTGAGAGGACTATTTAGCAGCAATAGCTATGCGTCATTGCAGCGCAGTCTGGGACGGGCCGAAATGCTAGCCGAATATGGTGCCTTTTTTGGAGACCCTGCCTTGATTGACAAGGATCTCGAAACCTATATGGCAGTGACAGCCGAGGACATCCAAAAAGTGGCCGGGCGCATCTTTAACAAAGAAGGTGCCACCACAATTGATGTCAGCCCTGTGGCCAAAGAAAAAGTCTCAACCAGCAAATAACAAATCCAGGAGCATCTATGAATTCCTTTTTTGCCAAAGCCGCTCTTGTGCTCTGTGCCCTGAGCCTTACAGTAAACAGTCCGAGTCAGGCTAAAACAGTTAAAACCAAAACTACCAGCAGCTCTAAAGTAAGTAAAACTCTACCTAAAAAAGAAGAACAGCCCACAGTCAAAATCGAAGCAGCACGAGCTGTGCCAGCCGAAGAACTGTGGCGCAAAGTAGCACCGCAATTGCCTTTGCCCAGACCATTTAATATGCCAAAAGTAGAGTCCTACAAAATGGATAACGGTCTGGAAGTGATGCTCTTAGAAGATCACCGTTTTCCTTTTGCCTCAATCAATTTGGGCTTTCGTACCGGCACAGCCCAGGAGCCAGCCACAGCTCTTGGCGTAGCTGAGATGACGGCGATATTAATGCCTCAAGGCACCACTACTCGCACGAGCAAACAAATCGCATCGCAAGTGGAGTATATCGGTGGTGCACTCAAGAGCAGTACTGATTATGATTACAGCTTACTGAGCGGCTCTTGCCTCTCGGCATACAGCGACAAGCTCTTTGATGTTATGTGCGATGTTCTGTTAAATCCAAGCTTTCCTGCTGATGAGCTAAGTCTGCGCAAAGCCAATCAAATCCAGGAATTGACCATGAAGAGGTCTGACCCTGACTTTTTGATAGAAGAACGCTTTAGCAAAGTGGTTTTTGGTGCACATCCATACTCAGTGGTTAGTCCATCAGAAGCTGACATCAACAAACTGACGAGCAAGGATCTGGCCGAATATCACGACAGTCATTACTTGCCAAATAACGCTGTACTAATTGTGGTGGGCGATTTTGACTCAGCCAAAATCAAACCACTGCTAGAGTCAAAGCTAGGCTCAGCAGAGTGGAAGCAAGGTAGTGTGCCTGTGGCAGCCGAGCCAGCTATGCCCGCTCAAAGTGGTCGCAAAATTTATCTAGTGGACAGACCGGGCTCTGTACAAACATCCATCAAAGTCGGCAATGTCAGTATTAAACGCAACGACCCGTCATACTTTCCCATGCTGGTGGCAAACCAAATTTTGGGCGGTACAGCTCATGCCCGACTATTTCTCAATATAAGAGAGGCAAAGGGCTTTACTTACGGTGCTTATAGCAAACTAGCCAGCCGCAAAGAACCAGGCGCCTTTTTTGCCGAAGCCGATGTGCGCACTGACGTCACCAACCCATCTTTGCAAGAATTTTTGTATGAGCTGGACAAAATGCGCACCACAAAAGTCAAAGATGACGAAATCCAGGCAGCTAAAAACTACCTGGCTGGCTCGTTTCAGCTAGGACTGGAGACACAAGGTGGTATAGCGCAGAGACTTTTGGAGATGAAACTATTTGATTTGCCCAATGACTATCTCGAAACATACGCCAATAAAGTGGTGGCGGTCTCTGTTGATGACGTCAAAAAGGCTGCTAGCAAACTAATTGACTCCAACAATCTCGTAGTCTGTGTAGTCGGCGATGCCAACAAAATCAAAGAAGACCTGGCCCTCTTTGGACCTGTCAATGTTTACGACAGTGAGGGACGACTGGCACCAGAGCAAACTGTACACTAACAGTGGGCTTGGCTCTGGCATTGATATTGCTACTCCTTTGCCTACCGGCCATAGGCAAAGATAGTGGTTATTTTGGTTGTGATTTTGTCGACAACAAAGTAAGCGCGACCTATTACTTTGCACCGGCAAAAATGGCAGGTATCAAAGTCGGCGATCAAATTGTAGCTATCAATAAACAACCAGTCACGGCCCAAAACAGTCAGACCACACTGACTATGCTCAAAGGAGAGCCTGGCACAAAAGTCAAGGTCACAGTATTGCGAAAAGGTCAAAAGCTGACCTTTACTGTGACACGGGAGAGTTTGCCTCAGCCTGTTTTTGTCAGCCACCAAAATGCTCAAGAGTACTACATAGACGGCATGAGACAACTGGACTCAGGCTATATACCAACAGCCAGGCTGGCACTGGAAGAAGCCGAGAGTTTGGGGCACAAAATGGCGGCATTGAGTATTAAAACACTGCTACCAAAAGAAGACCCCGACAAAGTACAGCTCAAAAAAATCAAAGCAATCAAAGACGCTCTTAAAGCCAGGCAATTTGGCAAAGCACAAAAGTTGTGCCAGGAAGCGCTCAAAGCGTACCCTCAAAGTGAAATCCTGATTTTAAACTCTGCTTATTGCGCCCGTCAGCTAGGTCAGTACAAACAGGCACTGCAACTGGCTCAAAAGCTGGTACAACAAAACAGTTCCTACTTGCCCGGACTGATAGAGCTAGCCTACTGTCAGGCCATGACCGGACAAAGAGCACTTGCCAAAAGCACTCTCAATCAGGCCTTGCTTTTAAATGGCAATACAGATGAGTTAAATTTGCTCGATAATTATCTACAATCTAATAAGCAGCAGCACCACTGACAATGTCATTGACCACACGGTAGAGTGACTGTTTTTTATTACTGTAATAATTCAAATCTCTGCTGTCTATCTGACAGGAGTCACGGCGCGGCGTATGACAGATTTGTCTAAATCGTCTCTGGGCCTCTAACAAATACGGATTATCGGGCTGGTCATTAATCAGTCCAACAAGTTGGTAGTCCTTTATAGATCGATTACCCACTATTGGTTCAAGTGTAGATTTGATACCACGAGTAGTGGCCAAAATCCCGGGCCATGTCACCACCAAGAGTACCCAGCCTGTCTACATCCGACAGCGAAATACCCTTATGGCTCTGCCAGGGCCACTGGTCCCATCTGAGCGATGAGACTTTATCTTCGTTATTAGTCAGGGCATTAAAGAGCACTCTTTGTTGATTTGGTCTACTGCTATCAGCAGCGGCAGCGTCCAGCTCTTTGATTGACAAAAAATTGTCAGAGTCCAGGTCCAGACTCTTGAACTGGCTTTTGACAGTACTGGCAAAGTCAGCAATGAGAGCGCCTCTAGCTGCTTCACCGGGATCTAGTTGGATTTGCTTTGGCTCGACTCTATCGCTCATAACCCCTCACTCTGGTGGCCAAGCTAGGGCATCAGTCGTGAATAAGTCGTGATACGTAAAACTACTAGCGCATGCCACCCTGATTAATAAGGTCGATTATTTGTTCAACTTGACTAACTTCGCTTGCCTGTGGATCGAGAGTCTTCATCTTATCGAGATTGCTTTGCATGGCATCTATTTGCCAATTAGCCAGATTGAGATTGCACAAACCTCGCCAGGCTAGTAGATAATCGGGATTTTGTTTGATTGCTCGCTTGAGCAAATCGCGTGCCCTGGGCTCGTCACCCTGGACCAGCTCGATTTCGGCCAGGCGGGGATAGACCCAATCAAACTCAGGACAGTCGCGCAAAATTTCGGTATAAATCGCTTTAGCCTGAGCTTCTTTTTTGGTGAGCTGACACTTCAGTCCATCGACAAAC
Above is a window of Candidatus Obscuribacter sp. DNA encoding:
- a CDS encoding PDZ domain-containing protein gives rise to the protein MALALILLLLCLPAIGKDSGYFGCDFVDNKVSATYYFAPAKMAGIKVGDQIVAINKQPVTAQNSQTTLTMLKGEPGTKVKVTVLRKGQKLTFTVTRESLPQPVFVSHQNAQEYYIDGMRQLDSGYIPTARLALEEAESLGHKMAALSIKTLLPKEDPDKVQLKKIKAIKDALKARQFGKAQKLCQEALKAYPQSEILILNSAYCARQLGQYKQALQLAQKLVQQNSSYLPGLIELAYCQAMTGQRALAKSTLNQALLLNGNTDELNLLDNYLQSNKQQHH
- a CDS encoding insulinase family protein, with the protein product MNSFFAKAALVLCALSLTVNSPSQAKTVKTKTTSSSKVSKTLPKKEEQPTVKIEAARAVPAEELWRKVAPQLPLPRPFNMPKVESYKMDNGLEVMLLEDHRFPFASINLGFRTGTAQEPATALGVAEMTAILMPQGTTTRTSKQIASQVEYIGGALKSSTDYDYSLLSGSCLSAYSDKLFDVMCDVLLNPSFPADELSLRKANQIQELTMKRSDPDFLIEERFSKVVFGAHPYSVVSPSEADINKLTSKDLAEYHDSHYLPNNAVLIVVGDFDSAKIKPLLESKLGSAEWKQGSVPVAAEPAMPAQSGRKIYLVDRPGSVQTSIKVGNVSIKRNDPSYFPMLVANQILGGTAHARLFLNIREAKGFTYGAYSKLASRKEPGAFFAEADVRTDVTNPSLQEFLYELDKMRTTKVKDDEIQAAKNYLAGSFQLGLETQGGIAQRLLEMKLFDLPNDYLETYANKVVAVSVDDVKKAASKLIDSNNLVVCVVGDANKIKEDLALFGPVNVYDSEGRLAPEQTVH
- a CDS encoding insulinase family protein, producing MQTNKLSKLFANLALTALSLTIYCQCPAAVAQESEVKVAIKKPLIPVSKDYTLKNGLRLLVSEDHSVPVASIAIVYDVGARDEVKGRSGFAHLFEHMMFQGSQNVGKVEHFKFIENVGGSLNASTHADFTNYFEKVPSNQIELCLWLESDRMRSLKITPDNFTNQLETVKEEKRMRVDNQPYVPSSIRLEELAFDNWGNGHPTIGYFEDLEASSIKDVKQFFDTYYAPNNATMAIVGDVNSDEMVKLVEKYFGSIPRVEAIKRPDLSEPAQTHAKSEKMVDKQAQMPAFWMAWKAPARREKDFYALNLMQTILSTGESSRLYQRMVKGDKVALKVDASYEERRGPSLFETFVVMKPGNTPEKVREVLMEELDKFKKEPVSAEELQKAKNQILRGLFSSNSYASLQRSLGRAEMLAEYGAFFGDPALIDKDLETYMAVTAEDIQKVAGRIFNKEGATTIDVSPVAKEKVSTSK